The Paenibacillus spongiae nucleotide sequence GGATGAGATTCGCGATAATGATGATTTAGAATGATGAAATTTATGACGATGAAATTTATGGTGATGAAATCGATGATGGCGGAATTTATGTGAGAAATTTAGGTTGTTGGAATTTTAGATGGTGAACTGTGCGGTAATGAGCTTTGCGGTAGTGAGCTTTGCGATGGTGAGCTTTGCGATGGTGAGCTTTGCGATGGTGAGCTTTGCGATGGTGAGCTTTGCGATGGTGAGCTTTGCGATGGTGAGCTTTGCGGTAGTGAGCTTTGCGACGGTGAAATTCATGATGATGAGCAATGATAATGTAATCGCTTTCTTATATATAAGATATAAGATGTAAGCCGGGAAGTCAAACGCTAAATATAATACGACAATGTTCATCAAAAAGCGGCACCGCCTCCTTCGTCCGGCCCCTACCTTTTACGTATTCAAGCTTACTTGCGTTTTTTCATTGCTTGTCCGACCACCTATTTTCAGCCGCATAGCATCCATTCATATTGTAGTGATGTTGGTTGAAGCCAACCGCATTTATACCGTTAAGATAGTCAAATATAAATTAATTTAATTTTTACAATTTTCTGATAATTATTTACGCGACCTTAACAAACCGCTGCTATTCTGAGTGTATATCAGCCGAATCCCATCCATGCCGCACCGAGCCGGCTTGATCGGAAACCATCACCTGCACTGGAGGCGAAACTATGGAAATGCTGCTCATCGTTATCATTATCGCTGTTATTGTTATTGCAATCGCCAGCTCCTCGAAATCGAATCACCGCCGCCCCAATCGACACCGTTACAGCGGGGATAGCTCGAGCGCATCTTATTCCAGCAGCGACTGCAGCTGGGACAGTGACGGCGGATGCGGAGACGGCGGCGGTGGAGGCGGCGATTAAAAGAGCTAACTCCCCTCATCTTCAAGATGCTGCATTATTGGCCCCGCCTGCCTGTGATAAGTTCTTAAGCAGACAAAGCGGCCCGAGCCTCTCCTCCTTCGGAAAGACCGAACCGCCGCCGTGATGGTAACTAGCAGAACGTTCTTCATCATTACAGTATACAAGCTGAAACCTGAAGGACCTCTTCTGTACCTCTACGCCACACCACAATCATGAAATACCGCTGCCGCTGCACACTCCTGCTGACTTACATCGAGCTCTTATCTGGTATAATCCGCTGTAACGCTATGTTCACCTCGCTCCATTCACCGCAAACATTCCAATTCAACGATGAGCGCGTCCGCGACGTCAGCCGTTCCCTCAAACTAACGGATACCACAGATAAACTAACGCTAACGGACACCACATTCGCTATTCAGTGGATTTACCCGGAAAATGACGATGCTATGGACACAGGATCCCTTATTCGCCTCTAACTACGGCTATTCCAACGCCTCGAAGGTGAATAAGGGATCTGTTGTCCTTGAAACAGTCCATATCGATGATATGAGCTAAATAACGGATCTGTTATCCGTAACAACGGCACCAGATGCCGGATTTAGGCTGGGCCGGATCTACCGGGCTAGACCAGACCGGGTCGGGCAGAACTAGCCGGACCGGGTTAGGCCGGGCCGAATCTACCGGGCTAGTTCAGACCGGTTCGGCCAGCAATTACCGGAACGGGCAGGGCCGGATCGATCCGTACAACGGTGCAATAGAGCTTGATTCGCGCACTTGCAGTTTCCGTATGCGCTGGAAGCTGTTCGACGGCAATCGGCCGCATCCGTTAGGAATGTCGCACTGTAAATAAAAGCTGCAGGAGATCGCTTTTCCTTCCTTATCGGAAGGAAATTGATCTCCTGCAGCCTCATAGCGTGAACTTGGCCGGCATTACTCGAGCATGAGCCGAACCGGCTTGAACTCGGCCGGATTCTTGCCGAATCCGATGCCGGAGGCCCATTCGATCCAGCCCTTGCGCCCTTGACCGTCGTTATCGTTCACAAGATAGGACAGGCTGAACAAACCGTCCTCCGCTTCAACCGGTGCCAGCTCTTCCCATGGAAGCGCCAGCTCGTAATAGGTGTTCTTGTTTGCTTCATCCCGCGTTACCGCAGCCTGTGCGCTGCGAACCAAGCCGGCGGGCTGCCCGTTCGCTCCCATCCACCGGTACACCTGCGGTCCTTCGTTCGTTAGCGCAACTCCGAACTCGTGCATTTCGATGTTTTCGCCTGGCGTGCCTTGTGAAACGGCGAATTGAATGCTGTCGCCGTTCCAGATGCCAGCGTCCGTGGCGGTTTGGGAGAAGACATCGTCATGAATAGAGGCAGACAAGTACAGATGCTCTTGGTCCCACGTCACCCACACTTGGCCGCTGAGGTCTTCCGCCCCGTTGAAGCCTCCCTGTACGGTCTGAACGGTGCCATCCACGGACAGATCGACGCCCGGAACGGTGCTCAAATCATCCGGCGTTCCGTCGACCGTTACGGTTTTCGCTGCCAATGGGGTATAGCCGCCGTTCCCAACAAGCTTCAGTCTTCCCTCGAACGTCGCCGAAGGAAAGCCCTCCGCCTCTAAAGCCAGCTTCATGGAATGAAGCTCGCCGGCAGGCAGAGAAGGAAGCGCCAGCTCCATCCTTCCCGTGGATGCTGCCGGTACGGTGAGACCGCCGGTCTGCTCGCCCGATTGATTCCCAATCTGCCATTCGATACGATCCAGCACGTACGGCTGCGAGGATCGGTTGTCGAGCTGAACTTGCAGTGCATCCGTCTCGCCGCGCAGCACATGCTTCACCTGCAGCTGCACCGGGTGGATAATGCGGACCTCCGTCGTTAGGCGCCCTACCGGCTTGCCGTCAACAATGATATCGCCGCTTACGGTCTTCATCCCTGCCGCATCCGCCCCGGACAGTGGGATCGCCGTCTCCTCGCGCTCTCCCGGTCTTGCGGTCAAATCATACGATTGTCCGTTCACGGCCAGACTGGCCGCTATCGGCGCGCGCGGCGGTACCGTATTGTCCACGGCGAACGCCAGCGGGATCGGCTCGCCGACGAATGCTTCGCTGCCGGATAGCGTATATTTGCTACCGAGCTCGAAGCTCTTGACGTTCCCGCCGACGTAGATCGGATCCTGACCGACGGTGAGATAGATGACATTCGACTTGTCGGGATAATAGGTCTTCTTATTGCCGACCACATCGGTCACCGTAATGGAACGGTTCGTCTTCAGCGTCAGATCGGTCGGCTCAGCCGCCCACAAAACGCGCACCTCCTGCCCGTTCCCCTTGAACAGATGACTGCTGATCCCTTCTCCGATCTGCTCCGCACGAGTGTAGCTTAATCCTGTCAGCTGCCTCGTCATGGCCGCATAAGCGGCATAAGCCGGCTTCGGCGTGTATTTGCCTTTGGCATCCGCAGGATGGCGGATAATGCCGAAGTTATGCTCGTTGTACATCTCGTTCGTACCGTCATTCATGAAATCGTACCAGAAGAACTTCTCTACTCCTTGCGAGAGAGCCGCAACGTGGCTTCTTACCACATAGGAGGCTTGCGTCTCCTCGCTTACGCCGCGGAAGTCCCGCTGGGTCGGCCAGCCCATCTCCGTAATCCAGATCGGCTTCGGCTGCCCGTTGTTATACTGCCGGATCAAGCTCTGCAGCCGCGTCAGATCCTGGACCAAGCCTTCCGGCGTATCCGGGTACCGGTAAGGATGGATCGATACCGCATCCATAACCTCCAGCCCGCCCAGACGGAACACCTCTTCCAGCCAGTCCCACGGCGTTCCTGCCGTTGCGGCGCCGACCACGACAACGTTCGAATCCTCCGCTTTGACCGTCTGGTAGGTTTCCTTCAGCAGTTTATAGTAGTAGTCCGGCTTGGAGTCGGCAGGCCCATTGCCCGTATCGCCGAAGCCGATATTGAACTCATTGTAAACCTCCACCCATTTGACCTGATCGCCGTAATGCTGCAGGATCGACTTCCCGTACTGCGCAAACCCTTGGCGGCCTTCATCCGAATACGGGGTGCTCCCCTCATCGTACAGCGCATTCGCGTAAGAGAAGATGATGAACGGGTCCAGTCCGTTCCGCTGCAGCTCACTCATATACCGGTCATATGTGCCCGGGAACCTGTATACGCCCCGCTCCGGTTCGACATTCCCCCAATACAGCTCATCCCGGATGCTTCCGGCACCCGCCATGCGGATGAGCGGTATGAGCTCCGGATTCCACCATTGGCCAAAATGCGTCGCGACGCCGAAAGGCGAATCCGCAGCCGCCTGCCCAGGATCCAGGGGAGCCAGCAGGGCAAACGACGTCTCGGCTGAAGCCAATTGCGCGCCCGCCTTCTCAGCCGTCATCGTCATTCGGTAATACCCTTGCTGCAAATTCGGGACATTCAATTCCCCTGTCCCGCCCGCAATGGCTTCCGTCCCCTGCCGGACTGGATTGCCCCACAGGTCATCGATCTTCCATGTCACGGCATCGCCCTGGGTGACGATACGGAATGCAGCCGTATCCGTACCCTCGAACACATTCCCGAGCGCAGTCTGCTCAATGGACAGCAGCGGCAGATCGACCTTCGCCACAATATCGTCGAGCAGCAGCTCGGCACTGTTCTTCCCCTGTACCAATTCAGACCGCTCCATTAAGAATGTGACCTCCGTTGCGGGCGCATGATACGCGCCGTCATTGGCGCCGCCCCAATGGCTGTAGTTGACGCCTGCGTCGAATGCCGAAACCGTAAGCTTCTGCCAGCCGGCATCGGCTTGCAGCGCCAGCGTCTGCTGATGCACCTGCCCGGTTGCGTCCGTCACCCGAAGCCGGATCGCGCTCAAATCCGCCGTTTTCACCATTAGCTCCAGCTGACGCATCGCCAGCGCATCAAGCGCTTTGTTCATGGCGACATAAGCGCCGCCGCCGCTGAAGCTGCCGGCAAGACGTCCGGAGAACGAGCCTGAGCCGGCATCGGCATTCACCCGTTCGAGGCTGCCTTCAGCACCGGGAAACTCCGGCCCGAGACTCAAGCTCCAGCCGTCATCCCCGCTCTCGAAATCGCTGATTGGGGCATCCTGGACAGGAGCCGCTGAAGCATGTGCCTCATTGCGTTCACCGGCCGTGAACCCCATGGATGAAACGAGGAGCACCAATGCGAGAATAGCAAGCCGTGCCTTTCGATAACGAAACATGTCACTTCTTCCTTTCCATTATAGGTTTATAAATACGCCAATTCCGTGTCTCTACTGGCTGCACCGGACCCGCCGGCGCCCCGATTAAAGAGCCGCATCACCTCCCCCGGGGCGGCATACCCGCCCCAATTTCCCTTGCATGCAGCCGACCGTCGTCATGCAGCGTCGGTACCGCACGCCGTGAATTGCGTGCGGTACCGGCGCAATCGACGTGAGCGTTACCATCGAGCAGGGCATGATGATCATGCCCCCGCGCGATAGAATTGCCCGCCACAATCGAAACGCCTATCGCCGCTTTAAGGACGCGCCGGACTTCCATCCGGCAGCCGCGCCAACGTCCAGGCCGGCAGCGTGTTGCTGCACGGATACTTCGCCGCGAGCGCTTCGTCGATCTCGACCCCGAGGCCGGGCGCTTCATGAATATACGCATATCCGCCGCGGAGCGCCGGTGCGCCTGGGAATACCTCGCGCATCCGATCAGAGAACGGATACCATTCCTGAATGCCGAAATTCGGGCTGCTCAGATCCAGATGCAGGTTCGCCGCATGTCCGACCGGAGACACATCGCCGGGACCGTGCCATGCGGTGCGGACGCCGAACGCTTCGGAGAGCGCCGCGAGCTTCCGCGCGGGCGTAATGCCGCCGATGGCGCTGATGTGAACGCGGATGAAGTCGATCAGGCCCCCCGATATGAGCGGCACCCATTCCTGCGGGTGCACGAACAGCTCGCCCATCGCGATCGGCGTCGCGCTCTGGGCGCGTATCATACGGAAGCCGTCCAGCTGCTCCGGCGCGAGCGGGTCCTCCAGGAAGAAGAGGCGGTACGGCTCCAGCTGCTTGGCCAGACGGACCGCTTCGATGGCGGACAGCCGCTCATGAACATCATGCAGCAGCTCGATTTCGTATCCGAACGTGCCGCGCATCCGCTCGAACAGCTGCGGGACGCTGCGCGCATAGGCGTCCGGATCGTAATAGGCGCCAGGCAAGGCGTTCTCGGGCGATGCGCAGGCGTGACTGCCGCCGTAACCGCCCCACTGGCAGCGGATGTGGCGAAGCCCCTGTTCCATGAACCGCCGGACGTTGTCCTCGATCTCGTCGAGATCGCGGCCGTCGGCATGGCGGTAGACGGCGACGCCCTCCCGGCATTTGCCGCCAAGCAGCTGGTAGACCGGCTGGCCCGCCAGCTTCCCCTTAATATCCCACAGCGCCATGTCTACGCCAGATATCGCGTTGTTGAGGACAGGGCCGTTGCGCCAGTAAGAGCTGACCATCGCGGTCTGCCAGATATCCTCGATCCGCTGCGGATCCTTGCCGATCAAGAACGGCTTCATATAATCGTCGATAGCCGAGGCGACCGTCAGATAGCGCTGCGTAAACGTCGCGCAGCCAAGACCGTACAGCCCCGGCTCGGACGTCTCGATCTTGACGACGACCAGATTAATCCCGTCCGGCGCGGTCAGAATCGTTTTTACATCCCGTATCGTAATGCCACTCATTCGCTTCTCCCCCTCATATTCGGCTTCGTCTTCGATCCCCACGCGCTGATGCCGTCCTCCGGCATGCCCGGCAGAATGAGACCGCCGTCGGCGCGCAGATTGATGCCCGTCACATAGGCCGCTTCATCCGAAACGAGCCAGACGGCGATGTTCCCCATATCCTCCGGGGTGCCCATCCTTCCAAGCGGAACCTGGCGGCCTACTCCTTCGTACGGCCCCCGGCCTTCCCGGACGAGCGTCGCTCCCGGCGCCAGGCAATTCACCCGGATGCCGTACGGCGCCAGGTCGAGCGCCGCCGATTCGACCGCCCGCTTCAACCCGGCCTTCAACCCGCCGTACACCGCGTCACCCGGATAAGCCCGCTCCGCCCGTGACGACGTAATGTTCAGGATGCTTCCCTGGATGCCTGCCGCGATCATATGCGCAGACACCTCCCGCATCAGAATTAACGGCGAGCGGAAATTCAGCCCGATGAGATGGTCCAGATGCCCGGTCTGCAGCCGGTCGACGGGATCGATCAGCGTAATGCCCGCATTGTTGACGAGCACGTCGATCCGTCCCATGCCGGCAAGCGCTTGCTCCGCTGTTCGCTCCGCTTCGCCCGGTTCCGCCAGATTGCCGGACAGCACGAGGCAGTCCCGCCCTATCTCGGACCGGATCTGCTCGGCCGCTGCCGATGCGCCGGACTCATCCTGCCAATGGGTAATCGTGAGCGTATAACCGGCCCGCGCAAGCGCAAGGGCGATGCCTCGCCCGATGCCGCGGCTGCCTCCGGTTACGAGCGCTGCCTTGCCATGGCCGCCACCGCTGCGGAAGCCCGTTCCCCCTCCCTCTGCCCGAGACGCAGCTGCCGGCGCTCGTCCCTCATCGGAATCCTTCATGCTCCATCCCTCCTTCAGGAACTTTCCCCGTCATCCCTTAATGCCGGAGAAGGTAAACCCTTGCATAATATATTTCTGGAAGAATAGAAACAGAATCGCCGGCGGGATGATCGAGAATGTCAGGGCGATAAACTGGATATCGAGCGTCGTCGTCCCCTTCATGTTGTAGATGGCCACGATGACCGTCCAGAGCGACTTCTCCTTCAGCACCATATACGGCCAGAAGAAATCCGACCAGGTCCCGTGAATGGTAAAGATCGTCACCGCCATCATGACGGGCTTGCTGAGCGGCAGAACGATGCGGCGGAAGATGCCGAGCGGGCTGCAGCCATCCATGCGGGCCGCTTCGATGAGCGCCTGCGGGATGTTATCGAAGAACCCTTTAAACACGATGACGAAGAACGCATTGGCGCCGGCCATCATCCACATCGGCCAGAAGGTGTTGCTGAAGTTAAGGTGCAGCACGGGAAAATCGATAATATTCTTGAAGATCGGCACCATGCCGAGCGTATTGGGCAGCAGCATCGTCCAGAGCACCATGCCGAAGACGACCGCGCTGCCTTTGGGCCGCAGCTTGGAAAGAAAATAGCCGAGCAGGCCGTTAAACGTGAGCGCGAAGAACAGGCACCCTGCGGTAACGATGAGCGTATTCCAGTACAGCCTGCCAAAATCAAGCAGCTTCCACGTGCTTACAACCTTGGACAGATCATATGTCTTCGGAATGATCGTCGGGGGAATGGTGAAGAACTCCTTCACGTCCTTCAAGCTGGAGAGCATAATCCATAGAGGCGGGAGCAGGCAGACGAGCGATACCGCCGCCATGAAGGCGAACAACCCCCAATACAGCAGCTTCACGCCCGGCCGCTTCATGTCCAGCGTACTGATGATGCCGTTTGTCTGTTTTGCCATATCGTCACCTCTAATCGTCGCCGTTAAATTTTTTGTTCAGCTTGAAGTAAATGATCGTGAACAGCAGCAGGAACACGAAGGTAATGACGCCCACCGCAAGCGATCGGCCCGCTTCGAAATACCGGAACGCATAGAAATAGCTCTGCAGCATCAGCGACATCGACGCGTTGTTCGGCCCGCCCTCCGTCATCGTCAGCGGCTCGTACATCACCTGGAACACCCCGATGATTTGGAGCACCAGCAGGATCGAGATGATCGGCGAAATTTGCGGCAGCGTAATATGCCATACCCGCTTCCATATGCCCGCGCCGTCGATCGACGCGGCCTCGTACAGCTCGGGATTGACCCCCTGCAGGCTGGCCAGATAGAGGATGACGGAGGTGCCGAAGCCCCGCCAGGTCATCGTGATGACGATCAGCATAATCGTCCAATCGGGATTTTGCATCCAGGCGGCGGAAGCGAGTCCGAGCTTGTTCATGAGCATGTTGAGCAGCCCGCTCGGTCCCGGATCGAAGATGAAAACCCACAATAGAGCGGCCGCAATGCCAGGTACCATACTGGGGAAGTAGACCGAAAATTTAAAGAAGGTCTGTAGGTGGATCATTTCATTGATGAGAATCGCGATGATGATCGGAACGGCAAAGCCGATCACAATGGACCAGAGGACGTAGAAGATCGTGTTGATGAACGTCTGCTGAAAGACGGAGTTGCTCATGACGTCGATGTAGTTTTGCAGGCCGATGAACTTGACCGCGTCATATCCCTTCGTCTGCTGGAAGGAAAGAATGAATCCCGATATGAGCGGCTGCCAGGAAAACACGGTGAAGAAAACAATGCTCGGCAGGATCAGCATCCATGCGGGCAATTCCTGCAGGAAGCGCCTGATCCGCCTCCATGCGCGGCCGTCGCCCGTCCGGATAGCCGGCTGCGGCTTAGTATTCGGGACATTCATCGCTTCTTCTCCTGTTCATGTAAGTTGTGGCAAGCTTCTAATGGAATAGAAGAGTCCGCGGCGGCAGCCGGCCGGCGAGGCCGTTAGCCGATTGCCCGCCGCGAAGACCTCTCCCTCTCAAACCTGCGGCCTATCGCCGCAATTAGTTCGCCTTGTCCAGATAATCCCGCTGGAAGTCGGCGGCGGCTTTGTCCAGCAGCGCCTTCGGATCGGCGTTCTGATTGGTCAGAACCGCCTGAATGACGCCGTCCAGCAGTTTGTACAGCTCCTGCGCGTTGACCGGCACCTCCGGCTTGATCGTTACGCCTTCGTTGCCGATGTAGTCGTTCCACAGCGCCATATCGACGTTCGTATGCTTGTCGTAGATGGCTTGCTCCGCCTGCAGGCGGTCTTCGTTGATCCATACCTTGAGCGCCTGCGGGCCGACGATGCGGCTAAGCGAGGCATCGTTCTGCAGCGATTCCTCAAGCCCCTTCAGTGATTCCGGGGACGCCTCGGGCGAGAAGCCCTTGATCTTCAGCCAATCCAGCCCGGCCTTGATCTGCTCCTTCGAGCTGTTCGGCGAGAACATGAACAGTCCGCCCCCGGCAAGCGAGATCCGTCCGACCGGACCGCCCGGCACCCGGGACATCGCCAGATTGTCCTTGCTCATCTTGTAATCGTTGATCGGCGTGTTCTTCCAGTCTGCCGTGCCGAAGCTCATGCCGACCTGATCCGTCCCGAACATCCGGAACAGGTCGTTCACGTCGACCAGCACGTTATCGGTCAGCACGTTATGCTTCCACTTCATGTCCTTGATCAGCTGCAGCGCTTCGGCCGCCTCCGGGCTGTTGAAGACGGCCTTCCACTTGCCGCCCTCCTGCACCACGAATTCCGCCCCGTACGACCAGGCGATGTTCATGAACTGCCAGCCGCCCTGATTGTTCTTCGTCGGCAGGAAGAATCCCGGCTTGCCCGTCTTCTCCTTGATCGTCTTGGCCATCTGGACCAGCTCTTCGTATGTTTGCGGAAACCGCGGCGCCTCGCCGTCCTTCATCAAGCCCGCCTGCTTCAGCAAATTGACGTTGTACCAAATCCCCATAAAATAACCGCTGGATGGCACGCCGAACGTTTTGCCGTCCTTCTGCATAATTGCCAGCATATCCGGGTTGAGCATCGTATCGTAGTTGTACTCCTTCAACACGTCGGTTATATCTGCGGCGTAGCCTGCGCCAATGATCTTCTGCGGCTCGGTGAACCAGGTGGCGAACAGATTCGGCAGCTGTCCGCTCTCCGCCTTGGGCAGAAACGTATTCGTGTCGTATTCGAAATTTTCCGTTTTCATCTCAATGTGCGGATACATGGTTTCGAACGTTTTCTTCCATCCTTCGGCTTGCGCGAGCGTCGCATCGGTCGGCTTCGGCCAATCCCCGTTCGCGAACACGAAGTTGGCCGGGGGCGTCTGTTCCCCGCCTTCCGCTTCGCCTGTATTGGCAGACCCGCCATCGACCCGCTTCCCGTTCGATTCCTTCTCTCCCCCGGCTTCATTGCCGCCCTTGCTGCTCGTAGGCGCGCAGGCAGCCAGCACCAGCGTAAGAATAAGCATGACCGCCAGCAGGAGCGATCCGTTCTTCTTCATCAATCGTCAACACCCTTTCTCGTGAGCGGAATCTGGTTACGACCTTCATAATAGCGCTTTCATAAAAGGATAAAAATGAGGCGTTCCTGCTAAAAGGTGGAGCATCCTGCTCTGTTTGAAAGCGCTTCAACAACTTCCTTCGGATGTGCTATACTCTTCCTGGAGGTGAGCGCCGTGTTTGCGCTGTTGTCCCGCAGAATTATTGTCACCCTGATGACAACCGCAATCATCGGCGTGACGATCGTCGGTGCGGTCTCGTATTATTTCTCCGCCTATCTGATCCGTTCCGAGTTCAGCAGTATCGTCAGCCACTTCTACGACACGTCCGCGGGCAACCTGACTCGGTTTCTCACCTATACGGAGGAGACGGTGAAGGTCATTGCCAACAATGCCACGGTCATGTCCGCCATCCGCTCGCCTGGCTATATGACCGAGGTGTCCGAAGTGTTGAACGGGATGGTCTACAACCTGAATGCCGATATCCGCGGCGCCGCCATCTATTCTTTGCAGGGCTACACTTACACGCCGACGAATTATTCGGACATTCCTTCCCTGGAGCAGCTGCGTGCCAACCCCGATTTCGAACGGTTCTACACGGATCCGTCCTCCAGGGGCGAATGGATGTACCGGGACGGCGCCGACTTGTCCTACTATGCCCTGCGGTATGCCAAGGACGGCATCCTCTCCTACGTCATGAAAATTCCCGAGAACGCCGAGCAGCCGCTGGCCATCCTGGTTGCGGATATTGACGGGACCAAGCTGGCGCAATATTTTCAAACGACGAACGCCCTATTCCGCAGCGCCGCGATCGATATTCAACGCATAGAGCGAAAGCCTGCGCACAGCGGCCCGGTCGCAGCCGAGAACGATACATCCGTCGTGATCCGGAGCCTTGTACATGATTCGAATATCGCGCTGACGCTATCGGTTCCGCTCGCCAATGCCAAGGAGCCGCTGCAGGAATTGCGCTGGACGATAGGTCTGCTGGCGCTTCTGTCCGCCGCCGCGGCCGCCTATGCCTTCCGCCGGTTGAGAAGCGCCATCGTCCGGCCGCTGGCTCTCCTGTATAAGAAGATGCGCCGGTTCAGCTCATCCGCCTAGGCGCATTCCGGGCTTCGACCCTGACCGTGACCGTCGTCCCGCGTCCATGGCTGCTGTCAATCTGAATGCCGCAGCGTGAGCCATATTCCAGCTTAATCCGCTCATCTACATTGCGGATGCCGTAGCCTCCGCCTTTGTAAGAGGTATCCTGCTGCATGCCATGCAGCCCTGCGGGATCGAAGCCGATTCCGTCATCCTGAACCTCGAATACCAGATCCTTACGGTCGCGGTATCCCTTGATCCGCAGCTGTCCTTTGCCCCGCTTCTGGCCGATCCCATGCTTGATCGCGTTTTCGACGAGCGGCTGCAGAATGATTTTTAGAACGGCATCGTCCGTAATCTCCTCATCCACCTCGTAGGTCACCTCGAATTTGTCAGGGAACCGCATCTCTTCCAGCGTCATATAGCTCTTGATGATGCCGAGCTCTTCTTTGACCGTGATGTACTTATCGCCTTTATGCAGACTGAGCCGGTAGAAGCTGGCCAGCGCGATGATCATTCTCTCAATCGTCGGCTGATCGTTCATCTTGGCGATCCAGCCGATCGCATCCAGCGTGTTATACAGGAAGTGCGGGTTGATCTGCGCCTGCAGCGCGATCAGCTCCGTCTCCCGCTGCCGGTCCTTGTCCTCGTTGTTGCGGGCGATCAGCTCCTCGATCCGGACGACCATATCGTTGAAGCTGTTCTCCAGCAGGGCCAGCTCGTCGTTATTCTGCCATTGGACGTAGGGACGCGCAGTGCTGCCGCTTTCCCGGTATTTGCGGATGATGCGCGCAAGCCGGTTAACGGGCGTCACGATCCGCTTGGACACATACCACGATACGGCGAAGCCGGCCGCAATGAGCACCGCTTGAAGCACATACGCATACCGTTTGATATGCCCCAGCCGCTTGAACAGCTCTTGCTGAGACACCATGCTGACGATGTGCCAGTTCAGCCCGTTCTTCTGCACATCTCCTGTCAGCCGATAGTTGAAAATAATCGCCGGATCGCCCTTCAGCTCCGTCATCTTGTAGCCGTCGCCGCCGACCTGGAACAGCTCCGGCTCGTAAATCGCCGTTCCCGCCTGCGCCGGATCAGGGGCCGACAGCACATACCTGTCTTCCGACAGCAGCATTGCATTCCCCCAATCGGAGAACACCATATTTTTATACACATCGTATAGCGCCCTCTCCCGGATATACACGACCAAATAGCCAAGCCGCTGCCCAGTGTTGAAATTGTAATACTTCCTGCCGAGCATCAGGTACGGCTGCCCTTCACCGTCTCTTCGCACGTCTCCCCATACCGGCGTGTTCGATTCGCGGACCCGCTTCAGGAAGAACGGATCCGGCGCTCCGACGTCCGCTCCGCCGCCATAGCCGTAATAGCGCCCGTCTTCGGTCACGATCGCGATGCTGCGCACGACGCTAGTGTTGATGTTCATCGCATCCAGGATTTTGGCGATCGCGGCCTCCTTCTGTTCCTCGGTTGCCTTGCTGTCCAAGACGGCGCGGTAAACCTCCCTCTTGGTCAGCAGCCGGACGGACAGCATATTCACCTCCCCCAGCAGAAATTCGAATCCGGTCTGGGCCTTCTCCTGATTCATCATGACATAGTTGTACATGAATTCGCGCACCGCCTTCTGCGTCAGCCAGCTCGTCGCCTGAAACAGCAGTACCGAGGACAGCAGCAGGACGGCGAACAGCAGAGCCAATACTTTCGAGCCGACGCTCCAATGCTTCCAAGTCCGAAATCGTACGTTCACAGGGCTGCGCTCCTTTATTCATATAGCGTGCTTTTCACAAATTCGCGGGGCG carries:
- a CDS encoding carbohydrate ABC transporter permease; translated protein: MNVPNTKPQPAIRTGDGRAWRRIRRFLQELPAWMLILPSIVFFTVFSWQPLISGFILSFQQTKGYDAVKFIGLQNYIDVMSNSVFQQTFINTIFYVLWSIVIGFAVPIIIAILINEMIHLQTFFKFSVYFPSMVPGIAAALLWVFIFDPGPSGLLNMLMNKLGLASAAWMQNPDWTIMLIVITMTWRGFGTSVILYLASLQGVNPELYEAASIDGAGIWKRVWHITLPQISPIISILLVLQIIGVFQVMYEPLTMTEGGPNNASMSLMLQSYFYAFRYFEAGRSLAVGVITFVFLLLFTIIYFKLNKKFNGDD
- a CDS encoding ABC transporter substrate-binding protein — its product is MKKNGSLLLAVMLILTLVLAACAPTSSKGGNEAGGEKESNGKRVDGGSANTGEAEGGEQTPPANFVFANGDWPKPTDATLAQAEGWKKTFETMYPHIEMKTENFEYDTNTFLPKAESGQLPNLFATWFTEPQKIIGAGYAADITDVLKEYNYDTMLNPDMLAIMQKDGKTFGVPSSGYFMGIWYNVNLLKQAGLMKDGEAPRFPQTYEELVQMAKTIKEKTGKPGFFLPTKNNQGGWQFMNIAWSYGAEFVVQEGGKWKAVFNSPEAAEALQLIKDMKWKHNVLTDNVLVDVNDLFRMFGTDQVGMSFGTADWKNTPINDYKMSKDNLAMSRVPGGPVGRISLAGGGLFMFSPNSSKEQIKAGLDWLKIKGFSPEASPESLKGLEESLQNDASLSRIVGPQALKVWINEDRLQAEQAIYDKHTNVDMALWNDYIGNEGVTIKPEVPVNAQELYKLLDGVIQAVLTNQNADPKALLDKAAADFQRDYLDKAN
- a CDS encoding cache domain-containing protein translates to MFALLSRRIIVTLMTTAIIGVTIVGAVSYYFSAYLIRSEFSSIVSHFYDTSAGNLTRFLTYTEETVKVIANNATVMSAIRSPGYMTEVSEVLNGMVYNLNADIRGAAIYSLQGYTYTPTNYSDIPSLEQLRANPDFERFYTDPSSRGEWMYRDGADLSYYALRYAKDGILSYVMKIPENAEQPLAILVADIDGTKLAQYFQTTNALFRSAAIDIQRIERKPAHSGPVAAENDTSVVIRSLVHDSNIALTLSVPLANAKEPLQELRWTIGLLALLSAAAAAYAFRRLRSAIVRPLALLYKKMRRFSSSA
- a CDS encoding sensor histidine kinase — protein: MNVRFRTWKHWSVGSKVLALLFAVLLLSSVLLFQATSWLTQKAVREFMYNYVMMNQEKAQTGFEFLLGEVNMLSVRLLTKREVYRAVLDSKATEEQKEAAIAKILDAMNINTSVVRSIAIVTEDGRYYGYGGGADVGAPDPFFLKRVRESNTPVWGDVRRDGEGQPYLMLGRKYYNFNTGQRLGYLVVYIRERALYDVYKNMVFSDWGNAMLLSEDRYVLSAPDPAQAGTAIYEPELFQVGGDGYKMTELKGDPAIIFNYRLTGDVQKNGLNWHIVSMVSQQELFKRLGHIKRYAYVLQAVLIAAGFAVSWYVSKRIVTPVNRLARIIRKYRESGSTARPYVQWQNNDELALLENSFNDMVVRIEELIARNNEDKDRQRETELIALQAQINPHFLYNTLDAIGWIAKMNDQPTIERMIIALASFYRLSLHKGDKYITVKEELGIIKSYMTLEEMRFPDKFEVTYEVDEEITDDAVLKIILQPLVENAIKHGIGQKRGKGQLRIKGYRDRKDLVFEVQDDGIGFDPAGLHGMQQDTSYKGGGYGIRNVDERIKLEYGSRCGIQIDSSHGRGTTVTVRVEARNAPRRMS